AAGAAAAACTGTGAGGGTGGTTTAACATTGGAATAGATTTCCCACAGGAGCTGTAGGGTCCCCTTCTTTGCAGGTATTCAAAAGCCATCTGGATATGCTCATGGCTAACCTGCTGCTGCGCTTGAGCAAGAGGCTCTGGGTAGATGACCTCAAAAAGAGTCTTCTCAAATCAGTGATTCTGTGGCTTTGTGTCTCTGCTACTAGAGTGAACACAAACCTGCCTAGGTATGCACACATGGAGATTTTAAGAACCAAGTTTTGAAACTAGACCAACTACTGCTGCTTCAGTTAAAGAGAGACTGAAGTCTAGCCCTAAAAAACTAAGAGGCATCTGGTTGCAAAGGCTATCAGAATATTAGACTGGCATAAATTCTAAATATCTATGAGACCATggtaaaaaagccaaaaaaaaccccaatcaaaGAAACTCAAGAGATTGGCATAAACATACAGTAGTTACAGAACTTACCAAAGACTTAGGCAGCTGTATGTTGTTTTTCCTTAGTTTCTTGCAGCCACAATATACTGTCGGTATTACCGTCAAGATCCCAATAACAACACACAGAATGATGATATCATGTGTACCTAAGAAGTTAAAGCAAAATCTACTAAGAATTTTGGAAAAACAAGCCTCTGCTGTATTATTTAGaataatttcagaaattttAATAGCTCAGAGTGCTTAGCTGTTATGTGTGAATTTTTAAATCTACTATCTTTTTTCACTCAGAAAAACTTAATCCATAAGACTTTTATGGAGTAAATAAAAACTAGAATGACAGAAGCTTTTCAGATTATATAAACATAATCACATTTTTATAGAAACAAATGATTTTTGCAATTAATTTTTTGTTCCTTAGAGAAGACAGACGGAGATAATGAGATTTGTACACCTCCTATGTGATAGCATATTAACTGACATAACTACACAGAGTTTATGTACAataaaagtaaattattttatctTCCAAAACACAGAATTGTTAATTACTACAGTAGGACTCCACTAGCCTGATTCTCCTTAATGCCCTCCCtcatccagctgctcctgtgtgtTCAAGAAAACTGCTTCTATCTATTTTATCTCTTTGCTGAAATTACAGACCATGAAGAAGTACAACCACAATGCCTGTAAGATGTTTAGAGATAAAAATTTGGGTCACTATTTGCTTTTCGTTCTCTTTAATTAAGAAAAAGACCGTAATATCTTAATTTCATGACCATAAGTTTATCGTTGCTTCCAGTTAAAAGTATATACGCATTACCCTCAATGATGAGGCTGAGCAAAAAGCCAGCTGCTAGAACAGACAATGCCTATGAAAACCATATAGCTCAGTGAATGATCCATTTGTGAATTTTTAATTACACCAGTGTTCATGTGCAACAGAAGTAGGTTTTGTAATATCAACACAGGAaaaacaccccccaaaaaattcaggGTTACTTGAAAATAATATACATAATAATAATGATTTGTAAAGGGCAGAACTGTCAAAGTGCATTTGGAAAAGACTGACTAAGCTTTCCCTATTTTTTCTATTCTCCCAAAGGCACCTCAAGCATCAAACACTTGCTAGAACAGATCTGTCTTCAGATTCAGTATGTTCTTAATATAGCATTTGAATCCTCTTACTCAGTGTCTGCCTGAGAGGAACAGGAGTGCAAATTTCCTCTGATGGAGTGCCAAATATCAGAAAATCAAAATTTGCTTTTGCTGAAACACAGTAAGTGGAACTTTCTGGAAGGATTGGAATTTTGAGGCTACACTTATGCATTGTACAGTTGTCATCTTCGAACTCTTCAGTCTGAAAAAAGAATGGAAGACATGTTATATCATTTGACTCACTAGAACAATGTTACAGCACCTTCCACTACTTCCAAAAATGTTACAACACTATTAGATGTGTTTCCCACGTCACTCATATACCTTGCAAAAGCTGTGTGACCACAGTACTGGCTACCTTAAGATGTTATATTTGATCATAGTATTTTCCAGCTAAAATTTCTGCTGTTTATAGTAGATATTCACAGTTATAAAACTTTCACTGGATGCATATGAAAAGCTAACTGTAAGTGAACACACCTGTCGTAATTTTCCTCGCCTTCACCCTCCATGATTGCTAAATAAACTGGTATAAATACCTTGAAAGGCAATTTTCTTAAAGGAAATGTCTCTTTAGACAAATGAGAGGGGCACAAGTTAAGTTACAAATATTTGCATGTatgcagacacagcagcatgTGATCCAGTAACACCTATCTTGTGTACAGTTAATGTAATAATCTAATTTTTGTAGTAAGCACTCATTTGGACATCTAAAATACAGACCTTTGGCTCACATATCTCACTGTAATGGGCTCAGCATTTTAGGTGTTCAACTACCTATTAGTTCCATGTGTCATTTGTATAGACATTTAAGGTAAACAAGTGTTTTGAATTTTAACTGTTATTTCTGGAACCTACCTCATTTTTACTATTCCGAACAGTCACCAAGTAGCCAAGAGACGAATAAATGTCAATACAAGAAAGAGGGAATACAGGATGGTGAATATCAACCACGATTTCATCACCATGTCTTGAGATGTTCAGTTTTGGCGGTCCTATTTTTCCTGCAACACATTGCACCATTGCTATTAGGCCAAAACTTTTAACATAAAATACAGTATTTATTGTTAGCTTTCCAAAATTCATCAGAGATTTGAAAAGAATTACATCTTTATTTCCATGCTGTGAATATTGCATAGCTGTGGTAAGACCTCTCTGTTGCTTAGAAGTAATGGAGGCATTTGGATACATAAACTAATCAGCTTCTAAAATGGAAACAGATTGTGCATGATGAATTTCACTGTTAAGCAATTTCACTTTCCAACACAGATAAGATCATAAAAATTCAGCTGACAACAGAAAAAACTTACAGCAATTAAACATATACATGAATGAGAACCAAACACAAGATCCTGCTGACTAGACCCCACCATCAATCACCTCAGTTAAAAACAATACTACACTGAAACAAAGGCTATATGAAAAGCTAAACAAATCTCACCATGAGCATCCAAAGTTTCCAAACTTTGGATTTCCCATGGCAATGGCCTATGTGAATTTTTGCGTCTAATGGTCTGACTGAACACAAGTTTCTTGTTCAATGGGAAAAGGATTTTGTCTCTTTTCTCCATACATGGCTACCAGTTTTCTGGAAACTGTCACACTGAGCATTACTACCATGACTTGTGTCCTTTTGTCAAACTATAGAAACCAGACACTATTTCAAGCAATAGGACTCAAGTGCGAATGGAATCACAGCAGAAAGCAAAGAGGGACTCCACTCCTTCAGCTCCAGCAATGCAGAAATCCAGCTCTGGTTAAAGCATAGCCCAAGTCAGATAGAACCTCATGGGCCAGCTTCTCCCTGGAAGCTGTATGTTGGGAACAGTGCAAGCATGGTAAGAAGTCTCTCGGTCCTTCCTGACTGTTGCATTTCCTTTGCACTGCACATGTagtgccagggcctgccacATTGGACTGTAGACACAAAATTTACTTTTACAGTACTGATGTTGAAGTCTGattttttccaaagcagccTGAAGGATTTACACGACAAACTAGTTACTTAGTTATCCAGTTACAGCTTTTAGTATTTCCTAGACACCTGAAGCTATCAGTACATGGCATTCTAGTGTCAAGCAATAAATGGCTACTTCAGTGATGCCTAAAGATCCATGTTGTCTGGTGACAGCTTCCTGCCCTAAACTGGTGTCTGGAACATGGGAAGGATTCAGAGTGCACCATCAGCATCATCTTCTTGCCTTTAGACATTTTGAAACCTACTCAGACACTCAGTAAGAGCTAGCAAGCACCATGAAGTTCCTACTAAGCAATCATCATGCTTCCTTTCATCCTGAACTCCTGGCTTTAAGGTATTCCCAAATGCAACGCAGTAACAGAGCAAAAGGAATAATTACTAATTCCCTaaatttttggaaaaaattaCAAGGTTTAGTGTAGATACAACTTACCATGCTTTTGCAAAATAAACTCATTTGTCTCAACATATTCAGACTGTTCTGACCCAACAACAGCTTTAACTTTCAGCCAATGAGATGAATAAGGTTCACATATTTCCTCTGAGACATCACAAAAATGAGCTGAAGTGTTCACACAGGTTGAGACCTCCTTATATTCACCTAAACTGTAAAACAGAGCAAGTAATAATTAATACAATTTCAACAATTCTGTAAAATACACTGCCTGTAACAAAAAAACTGTGAGGGTGGCCAGGACCTGTGAGGGCACAAattgcccagggaggttgtggagtctcctcCCCCAGGGATATTCAAAGGCCAACTGGACATAATCATGGATGACCTGCTCAAGCAAGGGctttggaccagatgacctccAGAGATGCCTGCCAACCTCAACCATTCTATAACTTGACAAATTTTGCCTTAATTTACGCTTAAGCAACCTTCATCCTACATGGCTTTACCACACAGAAACAAGAGAATTTACCATGGACTGACTATTTTTATGTGCTTCTAGAGAATATCAGGTATAGGAAATAATGAAATAGTAAGAACTTACTTGTAAGGCTTGATTTCCACAATAAAATGAGGAGTTTCAGAAATAGGTGGGTACTGCCAATGCAAAACTGTTTTGAAATTTTCAGATGTTACTACAACTCCTGTTGGTGAAGGCACTAGAATGAAGAGAACAATTGCACTTTGATAAACAGACCTTTCAAACACAAGAATGTACTTCTAAATTATTTGGAAAAAGCAACATGGTAGACATGAACTTCATAAATACTTCCCCCAAATGAGCTTGTCTGTCAGCAGTAAAAACACCTACGAGCCCTGTAAGCTAATTAATACTCACCTCTCCTGCACAGACAGCTTTTGTCCTCCTTGCAACATCAGATCAACCATGCCCACTGAAAGCAAGTCCCTCAGACAGCCTGTATCAAGTCCATAAGCAGTGATGATTATACCCCTGTGTTGGTCTTTTACAAATATAACAGCAAGACAGGTTCTAACACTCAAGTTAGAGATTACCCCAGTTCTTGTAGATTTCTCTTGCTGTTCAGAAATTGAATTGGAATggatgggctgggagatggTACCAGAGCTGGAGTATCAAGGCCAAAATACAACAGGCCTCCTAGGGTAAGCCTGGATTCCCTATGACTTTCTAACTGATACCTCTATCACTCCAACAGTCTTTCCAGTAAGCTGCGATGCCCCAAATAAACTACAAACATTTGTAAGGAATTTGAACACTGAAGCTATAAAGTAGTTCCATTTGAAGGAATGCATCTGAAGCATACTTTAGCAAACAACATCAGAGGTAATGTAGTAAAGCAatccaaaaataaaaagcaacacTGACAGTTTCCCATATGCAGCAAGTATCTGTTTCAAGCAGCAACCTCAAGAGGGCCATcaagggagcagctgcaggggaagGAATATTACAGGATCCTGTAAATGTTGAAGGCTGCCACATGACACtcaggaagagaagagaaattaAGGTCACCCAACTGAATTTAACTGTTTCAACTCAGCTTCTCGATGTCTGGTTTGGCACCCCTAGTATTCTAAATGTGGCTTTTACAAAATGCTGAGGGAACTCATATTAGACCTGCTCTTGTTCACAAAGCAAGTACTACAACTTCACTCTGTGATATATATTTAGGGAAAGTAAATAATTTTCACATCCTGAGAACAAGACCACAAATATAACACATTACTGAAAGCGATACATAGAAGCTGAGATATGCTATTGACAACCACAAAGGTTTGATTTAATATAGGTCATTCTGCAAGCAATACTGTGGTTTGTTTTAATAAGAGTGGTATTTCAGCTATTGGAAGAAGAGGAACATAATCATCAAATTCACaaccacaagaaaaaaaaaggtgacaaGTTGACAGAAAAGGTGTCAAGCACACAGACAGGCGAAAGCACATACACATTACTTCAAATATGCACTTTTAAGCCAGTGCAGCTAGCCTTACAAAATTTTAACTTTTGTGCACTGTTACACAAAAACACCTGCTTAACACAAGGCGTTGACTCCAGAGCACTGAAGGAGGTAGCAAATGTTACAGTAGGACCCCTCCACGATCTACCTAAGGCTTGGGGAGGTCCCTGGTGACTAGTAGCTAGCAATGCACTGCCTAAAGCAAAACTTAATTCAATGAACTGGACCTTTCCAAGATGTAAAAATGCGACAGCCTTCAAAGCCTGATACTTGCATCTTGTGCAAGACTGAAATTCCTTCCCTCATTCTGGCATTACTGTACACACAGAGCGATTTGTCACCACTGCTTACACAAGCAGTGCAATAATGCTTACACAAGCAGTGCAGTAATGCACTTCACTGCTTACACAGTTGAAGTGCAATAATGCACGTAACAAAACAGGGCCTGATGAAACCACAACACAGAGTTTATGGTACAGCTATCTGAGACAACAGCAGCCCTAACAGCCATAAAAGTTCATTCAAGTCATATGTGACTTTTAAACATCATTTATGCACTGAAACACAGACTGAAAGCACAAACTGAAAGCTTGAAAAGACAAACTGTGGAAAAAATAACAAGTAAAAGTGTATTTTCAAAGTTTGCTCCTTTCATTTGTTTCTAACGGAAATCCAAAAATCTTTATATTCCCAAAGTGACACATCATAGGCTTATAAGCCACTTTAACAGGCCAAGGAGGACAACAGTTTGAACTTTGCCACAGTCACGGTTAACCTATCATTTAAAGACCTACAACTGCAATAGTACCCAGTCAGTCCCTTCTGGGCCCCTGACTGGGAGAAGCGTGccttcccagtgccagccctgtaCTCTACCTACAGTTGAGTGTCAGCTCACAgattcacagaatattctgagttggaagggacccacaaggaccaCTGAATCTAAATCTTATGTAAGTGGCCCATAGGGGGACCTGAGCTCACATATCCACTTAAACTGCAGCCAGAAAGGGTAGGAGCTCCGAGGACTTCACAAATGCAAAAAAGTCACTCTCCATAGCTTTTGCCACCcatgaaaatgaagaaaacgGAAAAAAGATCATATACATATGCATTACCTTTAAATGCTTCTGCAGTACTCTGCAGCCATATGCactataaaaaaacccaaacagaaaaAAGGTGGCAAAAAGGCAACCAATACTCTGAAAGATGGATTCAGAAGGCAGCAAGTCAATGCTAAGGAtgaaaataatacaaaaaaaagaatttcatCTATTTCTGAAGGctgcatttccttttttcttttttttttgtgctccCCTTGGGATTCAAAGGGTTTGAGATAACAGACTTGACTGGGATGTACTAGACTGAATTTACAACTAAGTGCTGTTTAGCTCCTGTGGCTTGCCCTGAGGCTCGCTTTCCTGACTGTATATTCCTTTCCTGAGTGTATATTTGAGTCCAGTGCACCTTGCTCACTGCTCGCAGTACCGCTTATCACCACCCGTAGTGTGTCCGGGAACATTCCAGTAACAGCCATGGTGATACACGGGGACTGGCAAGAGGCCAGGGTattgctgctttctttgtttTATCACACTCAGTAGAGAAAGTGGGGGGAAGAAGCTGGAAACATGGTTGGAGagatggtgtttgtcttcccaagtaacCCTTACctgtgatggggccctgctctcctggaaacagctgagcacctgcctgcccatgggaagcagtggaTGAATTCCTTGCTTTGTTTATGTGCagagcttttgctttccctgttaaactgtctttataTCAATCCATGAGTTCTCCAGCTTTTACCCTTCTATCCTCTCCCCAGTCCTGCTGGTAACAGAGCAAACAAACCTAGGGTTTTGTTAAACCTTGACAAAACAGTCCTCCTAATTATTTATATCCTCACTTCAATCTgttctaaataaaaaaaaaaaatggcctGCACTAAAAGCAGAGTGCAGCCATCTCCATCTGGGGGCTAGAGGAGAGTTAGGAGCACTGCCCAGCACTACAGCTCCAAAACTGGCAGGAAGAGGTCAGTGCTCGCCACAGGCGGCAGGAGCACCAAGCACGTGCCTTGGGGAGGAACGGGAAGTGTCTGTCAGAGCAGCGGCTCTGCCTTCTGCCACCTCCCCTTcgaggcagcacagctgggttaGCACAGCCCCCTCTGCGCCCTCTGCCAGGCCGGGCACTGAACACGTCCTGCTCCTGTCAGACTGCTGGAGGGAACCTGCCTGTTGGCTGTGCTTGGTTGGGAGCCTGGCAAGCACCCAGGAGCAAGGTAATGAAGAAATTTTGTACCTGCTAGCTGACTCTGGCTTTCTTTTAAGAGGCAGCAGCCACGAGGTGTATGTGAAAATGCTTGCATGTGTTTGCCTTGGACAACTTTCATTTATTCCTCCAAAAGTAACCCAGGACATGCATTTCTCTTGTAATGCCACTCCCATACCTGAGTGGTACTTCCTTAAAAAATTTACTGAAAACAAGCTTAAATTAATGTTTGTAAAACAATTTATGCAGAAGGTTCTACCAGAAGTTCTCGAAAGACCTCAAAGCCACAAAGGAATTGGTTTACAAATTAAATGAGTACCATGATGCGTAAAATTCAAAGctaatgattttttaaataattactgGAATGAACTCAAGTATCGTGGATAAACATTATACATAGTAGACAGAGCATTTTTACAGTTTCTATTTAcaacagaattttattttctaaggGCTCAGAGGTTTGACACTGTTCTATGGAGTTTTTAAAATCATTGTTTACAATAAAAATCTCCACAAGGTTGTAAGCTGTACTAAAAGGAGAGGCAGACTGAGATCATCATCTTGAGAAAAACCACAGCAAGTTGCACAAGATGGACACTTAAAAAAACAGATGAAATAATACAAGCTAAATATTGTTTTATCTATTTTATGAGGGTCCATCCCTTTTGCTATAGCTGTAAAGTGTTGTAATAGATGATATCTAAATACAGCACTTTCTACCATCTAATTTGCTTTTGTTTACAGCTTGACAGTAAATTGATATGAATGTCAGTAATCTGAATCATAAAAAACAACAAGGCCACCATGATTATCACACACAACAGGAAGTCAGCTGCCTGAATGAACTACACACATCCTTGGAAATGTGGCTTACAATGTGCAGGAAGCACCTGAACTGCTGCCATAGCCTCTAAATCTTCTTCACCTCTAAATCTTCTTCACCACGGACCTTGTCCTCCAGGATACTAGACTGAGAGCTCCTATCAACAAGTGCCCAGCTCCAGCATGGAGTCAGAGGCCTATCAATGCAGGCACACAGGGCacccagctgcaggaaatgcaggtGTTCCAACTGCTGCTGGGTTAGCTGGCCTTGTTCCTTTTCTAAGAAAACAGTGTCCTACAACGGAAGGTGAAGATGACTGAACATTTCCTCATTACACACTCAGCCTTAATATATGTATTACACTACTGGCACTTTGAAAGCCCTGTAAgatttaaggggaaaaaaaataatcatacAACTGTTGCCACGGAaattctgggctcctcagtacagGAGACATGGAGCCCGTGGAGCAGGTTCAGCAGAGAGCTACAAACTGATCAAGGAATTGGGGCACCTCCattatgaggaaaggctgagggagctgggcctgtttcATTAAGAGATAAACAAGAGGGGACTCCATCAATATCCACAAGTATCTGAAGCAGGAGTGAAAGGAGAGAGTGTCTCACTGATGCCAACAGAACAAGAGGCAACGGGCAGAAACTAATGCACAGAAACCTCCACCTGAATATGAGGCAGAACTTCCTTACTATGTGAGTAAGGAAGCACTGGAATAGattgcccagaaaagctgtggagTCTCCCTTACTGGAAATACTCAAGAGGGAGATGCTATCATGGATGGTATCCTATGCCATGTGCCCTGGGAGGACCATGatggagcaggaaaaggctgGACCACATGACCCATTGGGCTCActtccaacctgacccattctgCTATCCTATATGTGACAGCATCATAAACATGGTTCAGACTTCTCTTTCTACCTTAATTCTTCCCCTGTAGTTCAGCACATCTGCTTGCATCAATATTATAACAAAGTAAGTTATTAGTAATTACAAATAAAACCATGCTATACCATAGCACTACTCTCTGTGTTTACAGAGATAACTGTCGTGCTGGACTAGGCTGGATTATAGCAGGTTTGTTTGACAAGCGATTTACTGGTATTGTGCTTTTTACCCTAAAAATGTTTAATACAATGTAGAAGTGGCATATTTTACTAGCAATTAAAGCGTGCCCTTAAAAAGAGACTAAGTCAGAGCAAACAAGACAATATTTAACATATCGAGCTATCTTACTGATCCAATGGAGGAAAAAGATAGTATACCTGCAAAGTTCAGCAGTCATAATCAGACACCAAGTCAAATGAAGTGGATATTCAAAATGCAAACTATTAAGGGACAATAATGAAGGCAGATTATTATTTTTAGCACCACCAGTCCATATCAGAAAAAGCTAAGCAGACTTCCAAAGCATGGTGTGGCCCATGCTCAGGGGCAACCAAGTTCAGTCACTTCACCAGGGCATGGATCTGAACTCCAAGAAATCTCCATTTGCAGAATCCAAGCAACCTGGGCACACAGCCAGCTCTCAGCAGTCTCAATAAAAACTAAATGCACGTTCCCTTTCGACTACTAGACAGCAACCTCTGTTTTTAATTAACTTTTACAGTTTAAAATGAAACTACTAACCCCATTTTTTCCGTAATTTACTTGCCGGGCAAACAGAGAGAACACTGCTCTCCGGTGGCAAGCCATCCCTCCCCAGGAGCGCTTGGCCAACATGTGCGTGTCCCAGGCCGCGACTCCGATACCTTCTTTAcactccccagccctgtgctccccatttTCGACCCGAATTTCCCAGTTTCTCTACTCTGTACACGTGAAGCCATAAAGTACAGCGGAGCAGGCCGGTCCGACGCACACGCCGCTCCAGCTGGGCGAGCCAAAATGCGCGAACAGCCGAGACAAGGCTGATGTCACCAGCGCACCGCCAGACGGCCTCCGGGGCCAGCCTGAGCCGCGCACCTACCGAGCTCGGCCGGGCCCCTCGGCAGGAGCacggcacagccccgggcagcGGGGgctcctcccgccgccgccgccgcccgcccgcacCGCCCCGACGGCTCCCTGCGCCCGCAGCGGCCGGCGGCAGCGACGCGGGGCCGGCGGCTCCACCGGCGGCGCTCGGTCCGGAGGGTGCCAGGGCAcggccggtgccggtgccgccgcCCCGCAGGCGACACGTGCCGCCCATCAGCCGGTCGGCCTGCCCGGGCCGCCCCATCTCCCCGTCCCGCCCCGCCCGTTACCTGCGGGCGGCTGCTCCCCTTGGGAAGCCGCGCTCCGGCGGGGCGCCAGCAGCGCCGCTACAGCCAGGAGGGACAGCGGCACCCGCATGGCGCCCGGCGGGGACCGAGCGGAGGCCGCCGCCCCGCACACAGAGCCCCGCGGCGCTCCCACGCCTgctcccgccccgctccgctgCGGCGCCTGCGCCGAGCAGGAAGGGGCGGGATGCCCGGCAGTGATAGtgcgggggcgggcggcggcctGGAGGTCACAGCCGGGCAGCGGCCGGGGGGCGCcgggggaaggggaggaggggaccCGGGGACGCCACGGAAGCGTGCGTTGGCGGCtgcggcggccccggccccggccccggcaaTGAGGAAGATGTTGTGCTCCGATAGGCCTTTGCTGGCTTTGTCAATGCTCTGTTTGAAGTGCTCCTGCTGGGCCAtacctgccagccccagccgcCTGGAAAGCACCGTCCAGTTCGACATGTTGCAGCTTGTGCTCGCTCCCCGTTTCTTAAAAAACACGAGATGTTCACTCTGCAGAGTGTTCCAGAAACAGCACACTGAACTCATACACGTAGAGGAATCCTAACTTACACTGGCaggctttattttttcttggaaATAACCTAAATGTATGTGCAAAACATTGAAGTTTGCTGAGCGAGATGCAGACTGCAGTTTTTGCCATCTTGCTGTTCCTGTGTATCCCATCCAGTGTCCCAATGCCAGGTGATTGTGTGCTTTAACCTTTTAAAGTCAAGGCCACCCTGGGCCAGATGAGTAGAAGGACACAGAAGAACCCTCCTCTGCTGCATGcctctgcagctgtgatgttGATGTAGCAACTATATAAACTCTTGTCAGTGATTTTGCAAATTGTGCTTTTTTCAGACCTTAAATGGAGGCCCCTTGGTGGATCCTTGGCATCCACACGTTTTCTCAGGCTTTCAAGGAGACAGGAAGGAGGAAACGGAGCTACTTGTCAGAGCCATTACGCTTCCCCTTTCCTGTACCTCTCTTTGAAACAGTTCAGCTGCTCTCTCATCTTTATTTCCTGTCCCAAGCATTAGTTCACTCCCTAGGGAAAGGTGTGGAGAAATTGATTTTCTTGCCATCTAAAATCCACACTGGAAAAGCTCAGGAGACAGCACAATTTGCTGTGTTGGAAGGAATGGAATGAATAGCAAGGAGAGAGGAGGTCACAAGCTAGCAATGGAGGCTGAGGGAAGCACCTCACTGTTATGGCCTCAGAAATCAGGTGTTCCCAGAGATGATGAAGTGGTGCTGTGGAGTGTAGGATCAGTGTGGGGTGCAGAGCTAACGTCTCCTCCCGTCTGTGCTAAGGTTAAAGAAAATGGATTGTGAAACTACACTGACTTTGTCTAGCAAACAATTCTCATAGACTGACCTTTGTGCTTAATGCAACAGCAAGCTTTTTACAACCAGCAAGCACTGAATTGCCTTTACTGAAGTACTGAGCACTCACTGGCACATGGATTTCAACTGCCTGAATTAGGTCATGCTTGCATGGTATTTTCTGGCACATAATGACAGGATGAGAAGAAAACGGCCTCACATTGTGGCACAGGAAGTTTGGATTAGATATTGGGAAAGAATTCTACATCATTGCAGTTGCCAAACATTAGAACACggcttcccagggaagtggttgagtcactATCCCTGGATAAAACAAGCGCATGTGGCACATTTAGAGACAGGGTTTAGTGATGGACTTAGCAATGTTTCAATAACAGCTG
This sequence is a window from Zonotrichia albicollis isolate bZonAlb1 chromosome 3, bZonAlb1.hap1, whole genome shotgun sequence. Protein-coding genes within it:
- the IFNGR1 gene encoding interferon gamma receptor 1; the protein is MRVPLSLLAVAALLAPRRSAASQGEQPPAVPSPTGVVVTSENFKTVLHWQYPPISETPHFIVEIKPYNLGEYKEVSTCVNTSAHFCDVSEEICEPYSSHWLKVKAVVGSEQSEYVETNEFILQKHGKIGPPKLNISRHGDEIVVDIHHPVFPLSCIDIYSSLGYLVTVRNSKNETEEFEDDNCTMHKCSLKIPILPESSTYCVSAKANFDFLIFGTPSEEICTPVPLRQTLSTHDIIILCVVIGILTVIPTVYCGCKKLRKNNIQLPKSLVSVMRNLNTGALMGPRSEGKYMSVISAHSELPVNGEVTLLVIEPKEQTVSPVSSCDGESSVPSPEAPAKAEEVPVQESTEEVSFDADEQNCGGKESYFISNSSQMDICSKSSGSEIATTETQQTVVPSSCFKFSGYDKPHVPLDMLMIDVGEEQPVNAYRPTE